The Streptomyces sp. NBC_01775 genome includes a region encoding these proteins:
- a CDS encoding AfsR/SARP family transcriptional regulator, protein MRYLILGASEAHDEAGRPLPLGGQRLRALLAALALRAGSSAPVSPETLISEVWADTESDTMPDNAPAALQALVGRLRKVIGKDAILSFPGGYRLRTGPEADEVDLLRFEGLVAQGERALEDGDPGTAAEVLREALALWRGPALADLPDRASPAARAEALRQTALHRRFTADLALGRAAHILPELRELTAERPLDEPLQALFIRALRDSGRSAEALTVYESVRKDIANRLGADPGPELRALHVQLLAANMDGAALWGLSGPSNRPHTRPGAGGPPRDGPPRGGSARGGSAPGGYASEPVRDGTENSPVRDGTENAPVRGGPTHAPAEGAANGPPRDGPVDDRAHGGSTDDLPHDDSVSGPAPGSSGNGHVPDDALSGPAREGVANASGPSRGGPVPSGPGEGSPRPTRPPGNLRARLTSFVGRESDLATIGGDLSGSRLVTLTGPGGSGKTRLAEQVAAMAGASELTPYPDGTWMVELAPLDHPAALPGAVLSALGRRETALSTAATEGTRSHPGDTDATALLVEHLEHRRPLLVLDNCEHLIDAAATLAETLLAHCPGLTVVATSREPLGVPGETVRPVEPLPPASAHRLFADRGAVARSGFRTGEDPEAVAEICRRLDGLPLAIELAAARLRSLTPRQIADRLDDRFRLLTSGSRTVLPRQQTLRAVVDWSWDLLDERERTVVRRLSVFAGGCTLSAAEHVCADGSLPQRTQPGGAQPGGTASGGTASGGSTSRGTASGDGDGDTDSVSADDVLDLLSTLVDKSILVPDPPPALSGTGMRYRMLETIHDYARERAVEHPADRAAAEARHTEQILRFVTAAEPRIRSAEQLTWLPRIEADLDNVRAALHRCFQRRDRDTLVTLVHSVGWFWWLRNYRDEGAHWVAAVLSLLPDAAEEREEEEETLFREFQFLEYFLMSEHYTQELPADPERQAVAAELVEAFKKPGPVTARFPGLLWPFIESLPEGSKGVAALMDDSVANCRRYSAPWELAVALLFRSHVRIGTPGGLHRTTEDLVEVTALAESTGDRWLLSQVCGLRAEIAIQEGRYDDARAECETALRYAQQLGALTEIPILLTRIADIWFRRGDTAQADKLARRAIEDADRLGVRDAQTLGMFLRAVAAAEDGRIAQAREMYVRSRAYASVGTPPAMFEIMMRTLDARITASEGDGGPREAIRKIRTALRIGLEVEVAEIVLNTGLLTAGYILHLDGRHELAVRCADAARALRGGLPASVPELRIDGTIRAYAAAGLPGGAPPARETPLTPGEVLAHLEAVCTELADDER, encoded by the coding sequence GTGCGGTATCTGATCCTGGGGGCCAGCGAGGCTCACGACGAGGCGGGGCGGCCTCTCCCGCTGGGCGGGCAGCGGCTCCGGGCGCTGCTCGCCGCGCTCGCCCTGCGGGCGGGCAGCAGCGCGCCGGTCTCCCCCGAGACGCTGATCAGCGAGGTGTGGGCGGACACCGAGTCCGACACGATGCCCGACAACGCTCCCGCCGCGCTCCAGGCACTCGTCGGCCGTCTGCGCAAGGTCATCGGCAAGGACGCCATCCTCTCCTTCCCGGGCGGCTACCGGCTGCGCACGGGCCCGGAGGCCGACGAGGTCGATCTGCTGCGCTTCGAAGGGCTGGTCGCCCAGGGCGAGCGCGCCCTTGAGGACGGAGACCCCGGGACGGCCGCCGAAGTGCTGCGCGAGGCCCTCGCCCTGTGGCGCGGCCCCGCGCTCGCCGACCTGCCCGACCGCGCCTCCCCCGCGGCCCGCGCCGAGGCCCTGCGCCAGACGGCCCTCCACCGCCGCTTCACCGCCGACCTCGCCCTGGGCCGCGCGGCGCACATCCTGCCCGAGCTGCGGGAGCTGACGGCCGAGCGCCCGCTGGACGAACCGCTCCAGGCGCTCTTCATCCGAGCCCTGCGCGACAGCGGGCGCTCGGCCGAGGCCCTGACGGTGTACGAGTCCGTACGCAAGGACATAGCCAACCGCCTCGGCGCCGACCCCGGCCCGGAACTGCGCGCACTGCATGTCCAGTTGCTCGCCGCGAACATGGACGGGGCTGCCTTGTGGGGGCTGTCGGGGCCGTCGAACCGGCCCCATACGCGCCCTGGGGCCGGCGGTCCCCCGCGCGACGGTCCCCCGCGCGGCGGCTCCGCACGCGGCGGCTCCGCTCCTGGCGGCTACGCGAGCGAGCCCGTTCGCGACGGGACCGAGAACTCCCCCGTTCGTGACGGGACCGAGAACGCCCCCGTTCGTGGCGGCCCGACGCACGCCCCCGCCGAGGGGGCGGCGAACGGCCCGCCTCGGGACGGGCCCGTCGACGACCGTGCCCACGGCGGCTCCACGGACGATCTCCCACACGACGACTCCGTGAGCGGCCCCGCCCCCGGCAGCTCTGGGAACGGGCACGTTCCCGATGACGCCCTCAGCGGTCCTGCCCGCGAGGGCGTCGCGAATGCGAGCGGTCCTTCGCGAGGCGGCCCCGTGCCCAGCGGTCCCGGAGAAGGGTCACCCCGGCCCACCCGGCCGCCCGGCAACCTGCGGGCGCGCCTTACCAGCTTCGTCGGGCGGGAGTCCGACCTCGCCACCATCGGCGGGGATCTGTCCGGCTCGCGGCTGGTCACCCTCACGGGGCCCGGGGGTTCGGGCAAGACCCGGCTCGCCGAGCAGGTCGCGGCCATGGCGGGCGCGTCAGAGCTCACGCCGTACCCCGACGGCACCTGGATGGTGGAGCTGGCGCCGCTCGACCATCCCGCCGCTCTCCCCGGTGCCGTCCTCAGCGCGCTCGGGCGGCGCGAGACCGCGCTGTCGACGGCCGCGACCGAGGGCACCCGCTCCCACCCCGGCGACACCGACGCCACGGCCCTGCTCGTCGAGCACCTGGAACACCGTCGTCCGCTCCTGGTGCTGGACAACTGCGAGCACCTCATCGACGCCGCAGCGACCCTCGCCGAGACGCTCCTGGCCCACTGTCCCGGCCTCACCGTCGTGGCCACCAGCCGCGAGCCCCTGGGCGTGCCGGGGGAGACGGTCCGCCCGGTCGAGCCGCTGCCACCCGCCTCGGCACACCGGCTGTTCGCCGACCGCGGCGCCGTCGCGCGCTCCGGCTTCCGCACCGGCGAGGACCCCGAGGCGGTCGCCGAGATCTGCCGCAGGCTGGACGGCCTCCCGCTCGCGATCGAGCTGGCCGCCGCCCGGCTGCGCTCCCTGACCCCACGTCAGATCGCAGACCGGCTCGATGACCGCTTCCGGCTGCTGACCAGCGGAAGCCGCACCGTACTGCCCCGTCAGCAGACGTTGCGCGCCGTCGTCGACTGGTCCTGGGACCTGCTGGACGAGCGCGAACGCACGGTCGTACGGCGGCTGTCGGTCTTCGCGGGCGGCTGCACCCTCTCAGCGGCCGAACACGTCTGCGCCGACGGCTCATTGCCCCAGCGCACCCAGCCCGGAGGCGCCCAGCCCGGAGGAACCGCGTCCGGAGGGACCGCGTCCGGAGGCAGCACGTCCAGAGGTACCGCGTCCGGAGACGGAGACGGCGACACCGATTCCGTATCCGCCGACGACGTGCTCGACCTGCTCTCCACCCTCGTCGACAAGTCGATCCTCGTCCCGGATCCGCCGCCCGCCCTGTCCGGCACCGGTATGCGCTACCGCATGCTGGAGACCATCCACGACTACGCCCGCGAGCGCGCCGTCGAACACCCCGCGGACCGCGCGGCGGCGGAGGCCCGGCACACCGAGCAGATCCTCCGCTTCGTCACCGCCGCCGAGCCCCGCATCCGCTCCGCCGAGCAGCTCACCTGGCTGCCCCGCATCGAGGCCGACCTCGACAACGTCCGCGCGGCCCTCCACCGCTGTTTCCAGCGCCGGGACCGGGACACACTGGTGACCCTGGTCCATTCCGTGGGCTGGTTCTGGTGGCTGCGCAACTACCGCGACGAGGGTGCGCACTGGGTCGCGGCCGTCCTGAGCCTCCTGCCGGACGCCGCCGAGGAGCGCGAGGAGGAAGAAGAGACGCTCTTTCGCGAGTTCCAGTTCCTGGAGTACTTCCTGATGTCCGAGCACTACACCCAAGAGCTGCCGGCCGACCCGGAGCGCCAGGCCGTCGCCGCCGAACTGGTCGAGGCGTTCAAGAAGCCCGGACCGGTCACCGCCCGGTTCCCCGGCCTGCTCTGGCCGTTCATCGAATCTCTCCCGGAGGGCAGTAAGGGCGTCGCCGCGCTCATGGACGACTCCGTCGCCAACTGCCGCCGCTACAGCGCGCCGTGGGAGCTGGCCGTGGCGCTGCTCTTCCGCTCACATGTGCGCATCGGCACCCCTGGCGGCCTGCACCGCACGACGGAAGACCTGGTGGAGGTCACCGCGCTCGCCGAGAGCACGGGCGACCGCTGGCTGCTGAGCCAGGTGTGCGGACTGCGCGCCGAGATCGCCATCCAGGAGGGCCGCTACGACGACGCGCGCGCCGAGTGCGAGACCGCGCTGCGCTACGCCCAGCAGCTCGGCGCCCTCACCGAGATCCCCATCCTGCTCACCCGGATCGCCGACATCTGGTTCCGACGCGGCGATACGGCCCAGGCCGACAAGCTCGCCCGGCGCGCCATCGAGGACGCCGACCGACTCGGTGTCAGGGACGCGCAGACCCTGGGGATGTTCCTGCGCGCGGTCGCCGCCGCCGAGGACGGACGGATCGCTCAGGCGCGCGAAATGTATGTCAGGAGCCGCGCTTACGCATCCGTGGGCACCCCGCCCGCGATGTTCGAGATCATGATGCGGACGCTGGACGCCCGCATCACCGCGAGCGAGGGCGACGGCGGACCGCGCGAGGCCATCCGAAAGATCAGAACGGCGCTGCGCATCGGGCTGGAGGTCGAGGTCGCCGAAATCGTCCTCAACACCGGCCTGCTGACCGCCGGATACATCCTGCACCTCGACGGACGGCACGAACTGGCCGTACGGTGCGCCGACGCCGCGCGGGCGCTGCGCGGCGGACTGCCCGCGAGTGTGCCCGAACTACGGATCGACGGCACGATCCGCGCCTATGCCGCCGCCGGACTCCCCGGAGGAGCGCCCCCGGCGCGGGAGACGCCGCTCACGCCCGGCGAGGTGCTCGCACACCTGGAGGCGGTGTGCACGGAACTGGCGGACGACGAACGCTGA
- a CDS encoding NAD(P)/FAD-dependent oxidoreductase codes for MREPAHILVVGGGYVGMYTALRLQRRLKHQLRARPDGEADVTITVLDPDPYMTYQPFLPEAAAGSISPRHVVVPLRRVLPACRIIVGEARSIDHKRRVAHVTTLATADADAARAAGAAGSAGSSAEQGPAGSSAERGKDGAPAPQTLELPYTELVLAPGSVSRALPVPGLAEHGIGFKTVEEAIGLRNHVLEQLDIASSTRDPAVRDAALTFVFVGGGYAGVEALAELEDMVRYACRYYHNVSAEDLRFLLVEASDRILPEVGEEMGAYALRELRARNIDVRLETRLDSCEKRVAALSDGSRHPARTLVWTAGVKPHPILAAAGLPLTGRGRLVCESTLQVKGTPHAWSAGDAAAVPDLTALPDPATGPEAATDTAPGAEPPTCAPNAQHAVRQARRLADNLAASLDGQPLTPYRHAHAGSVASLGLHKGVAHVYGRKLKGYPAWFMHRAYHLSRVPTFNRKSRVLAEWVLSGLFKREIVSLGSLEHPRAEFELAAGTGRRPGTS; via the coding sequence ATGAGGGAACCTGCGCACATCCTCGTCGTCGGCGGCGGCTACGTCGGCATGTACACGGCCCTGCGCCTACAGCGCAGGCTCAAGCACCAGCTGAGAGCCCGGCCCGACGGCGAGGCGGACGTCACGATCACGGTTCTGGACCCGGATCCGTACATGACGTACCAGCCCTTCCTGCCCGAAGCCGCCGCGGGCTCGATCTCGCCGCGCCATGTCGTCGTGCCGCTCCGCCGCGTACTGCCCGCCTGCCGCATCATCGTCGGCGAGGCCCGCAGCATCGACCACAAGCGCCGAGTCGCCCACGTCACCACGCTCGCCACGGCGGACGCGGACGCCGCCCGCGCGGCGGGTGCGGCAGGTTCTGCGGGCAGCTCGGCCGAACAGGGGCCTGCGGGCAGTTCGGCCGAAAGAGGTAAGGACGGCGCCCCGGCTCCCCAGACCCTGGAGCTGCCCTACACCGAACTGGTCCTCGCGCCCGGCTCCGTCTCCCGCGCCCTCCCGGTCCCCGGACTCGCCGAGCACGGCATCGGCTTCAAGACCGTCGAGGAGGCCATCGGCCTGCGCAACCACGTGCTCGAACAGCTCGACATCGCCTCCTCCACCCGCGATCCCGCCGTCCGGGACGCCGCGCTCACCTTCGTGTTCGTCGGCGGCGGATACGCAGGGGTCGAGGCGCTGGCCGAGCTGGAGGACATGGTCCGCTACGCCTGCCGCTACTACCACAACGTCTCGGCGGAGGACCTGCGCTTCCTGCTCGTCGAGGCGAGCGACCGGATCCTGCCGGAGGTCGGCGAGGAGATGGGTGCCTACGCGCTGCGCGAGCTGCGCGCCCGCAACATCGACGTCCGCCTGGAGACCCGCCTCGACTCGTGCGAAAAGCGGGTCGCGGCCCTCAGCGACGGCTCCCGCCACCCGGCCCGCACCCTGGTGTGGACGGCCGGCGTCAAGCCGCACCCGATCCTGGCCGCCGCCGGCCTGCCCCTGACCGGGCGCGGCAGGCTCGTCTGCGAGTCCACGCTCCAGGTGAAGGGCACCCCGCACGCCTGGTCGGCGGGCGACGCGGCGGCCGTCCCCGACCTGACGGCCCTGCCCGACCCCGCCACAGGCCCGGAGGCGGCCACTGACACGGCCCCCGGCGCGGAGCCGCCCACGTGCGCCCCCAACGCCCAGCACGCCGTCCGCCAGGCCCGCCGCCTCGCGGACAACCTCGCCGCCTCCCTCGACGGCCAGCCCCTCACCCCGTACCGCCACGCCCACGCGGGCTCCGTCGCATCCCTCGGTCTGCACAAGGGAGTCGCGCATGTGTACGGACGAAAACTCAAGGGCTACCCTGCCTGGTTCATGCACCGCGCCTACCACCTCAGTCGCGTCCCGACGTTCAACAGAAAGTCACGGGTGCTCGCCGAATGGGTGCTCTCCGGCCTCTTCAAGAGGGAAATCGTCTCCCTCGGCTCCCTGGAACACCCCCGCGCCGAGTTCGAACTGGCGGCGGGCACGGGGCGACGCCCAGGCACGAGTTGA
- a CDS encoding TetR/AcrR family transcriptional regulator yields the protein MHIQGIHSSQLAPMAVSAVSESRAVPGTAGLGGDRNPIAAPQGTGPTEAGAPAGDVVAVSPRSTPLRVDAQRNLEHVLRAAREVFGELGYGAPMEDVARRARVGVGTVYRRFPSKDVLVRRIAEEETARLTEQARAALGQEDEPWSALSRFLRTSVASGAGRLLPPRILRAEGWMDSSVRVPQQRAPIVPEHDGQPGLRLVERQAPAAIPERDAGYEALDEDPGAAELLDVVGRLVERAREAGELRPDVTVGDVLLVIATAAPSLPDAAQQAAASTRLLDILLEGLRSRPSR from the coding sequence ATGCACATTCAGGGTATTCACAGCTCTCAGTTGGCACCGATGGCGGTCTCCGCCGTATCGGAAAGCCGTGCCGTTCCGGGCACGGCCGGCCTCGGAGGGGACAGGAATCCGATAGCGGCGCCCCAGGGCACAGGCCCGACGGAGGCAGGCGCTCCGGCAGGGGACGTGGTGGCGGTTTCACCGCGGTCGACACCGCTTCGGGTGGACGCACAGCGCAACCTGGAACACGTACTGCGCGCGGCCAGGGAAGTGTTCGGCGAGCTCGGCTACGGCGCGCCGATGGAAGACGTCGCCCGCCGCGCGCGCGTCGGCGTCGGGACGGTCTACCGGCGCTTCCCGAGCAAGGACGTGCTGGTCAGGCGCATAGCGGAGGAGGAGACCGCGCGGCTGACGGAGCAGGCGCGCGCGGCGCTGGGGCAGGAGGACGAGCCGTGGTCGGCGCTCTCGCGCTTCTTGCGCACGTCCGTCGCCTCGGGTGCCGGGCGCCTGCTGCCGCCTCGGATACTGCGTGCGGAAGGCTGGATGGACAGCTCGGTGCGGGTGCCTCAGCAGCGCGCTCCGATCGTCCCCGAGCACGACGGACAGCCGGGGCTGCGGCTGGTGGAGCGGCAGGCACCCGCCGCGATACCGGAGCGGGACGCGGGCTACGAAGCGCTCGACGAGGACCCGGGCGCCGCCGAACTGCTCGATGTGGTCGGGCGGCTGGTGGAACGGGCCCGGGAAGCGGGTGAGCTGCGGCCGGATGTGACCGTCGGGGACGTGCTGTTGGTGATCGCCACGGCGGCGCCCTCGCTGCCCGACGCCGCACAGCAGGCCGCCGCGTCCACCCGGCTGCTGGACATCCTGCTGGAAGGGCTGCGCTCCCGTCCCTCGCGCTGA
- a CDS encoding sigma-70 family RNA polymerase sigma factor, with amino-acid sequence MGADEERGPERKAGLPSRQVPGQGGPSRRESTRHARGGVPEQRRRGPLPRFGPPRTSDPPSADRTSDAASDALLIARMREGDAAAYEELYRRHAEPVRRYARTCCRDSHTAEDLTNEVFARTLQAVRGGKGPETSVRAYLLTSVRHVAAAWARTRRREQLVDDFAVFAQSAAGAATASDADTLDLGADVRAMQEAEQTLVVQAFKSLSEHDQMLLWHTAIEGAKPQEVAPLLGKSKGATATAAHRARENLKQAYLQAHVSRARTSGGDCARYADRLGAYARGGLRMRAELGLRRHLARCPACSQAALEVKDLNEHIRLLVPVALIGWFATAGGAKAFAALVGGGGAAAAAGGAGAAAAAGGAGGAGAGAAGGASAAGGVGGSGSAAAGGAACEGLGAPAKIGIGVGVTVAAGAVLAYALSGGGPEAGKKPRARPSAPPTAEQPPERPKPKPDPKHKPRHKPGPPPERTREAPAPERPPEAEPAAHKSKPVPGAKPRPKPPAPTHRPPSDLPGKPRPEPSAPPPAPPAPPAPAPARHKLNELKWDLLSPGAKREGPTVRTVASNWLWQRWGMGIGDKRYSHGVSVHTPASVTIDLNRPCTSYSALAGVDDMTLGRRAVRFSVYGDGARLWRSGYVRRGQAPVPVRVPLAGMKSIRLVVEPRTPVDRIALADWAHSQIACR; translated from the coding sequence ATGGGTGCTGACGAGGAGCGGGGGCCGGAGCGGAAGGCCGGACTTCCTTCGCGTCAGGTACCCGGGCAAGGCGGCCCCTCTCGCAGAGAGAGCACCCGGCACGCCAGGGGCGGCGTACCCGAACAGCGCAGGCGGGGTCCTCTCCCGCGCTTCGGGCCGCCCCGGACCTCCGACCCGCCCTCGGCGGACCGCACCTCGGACGCGGCCTCGGACGCGCTGCTGATCGCCCGCATGCGCGAGGGCGACGCCGCCGCGTACGAGGAGCTGTATCGCAGGCACGCGGAGCCGGTGCGGCGCTACGCCCGTACGTGCTGCCGGGACTCGCACACGGCGGAGGACCTGACGAACGAGGTCTTCGCGCGCACCCTCCAGGCCGTACGCGGCGGCAAGGGGCCCGAGACCTCGGTGCGGGCCTATCTGCTGACCTCCGTGCGGCATGTGGCGGCGGCCTGGGCACGCACCCGGCGGCGGGAACAGCTGGTCGACGACTTCGCGGTGTTCGCGCAGTCGGCGGCCGGCGCCGCCACGGCGTCGGACGCGGACACGCTCGATCTGGGCGCCGATGTGCGGGCGATGCAGGAGGCGGAGCAGACGCTGGTCGTCCAGGCGTTCAAGAGCCTGTCCGAGCACGACCAGATGCTGCTGTGGCACACGGCGATCGAGGGTGCCAAGCCGCAGGAGGTGGCGCCGCTGCTGGGCAAGTCCAAGGGCGCCACGGCGACGGCCGCGCACCGGGCGCGGGAGAACCTCAAGCAGGCGTATCTCCAGGCCCATGTGAGCCGGGCCCGTACGTCGGGCGGCGACTGCGCGCGGTATGCCGACCGGCTGGGCGCCTATGCGCGCGGCGGGCTGCGGATGCGGGCCGAGCTGGGGCTGAGGCGGCACTTGGCGCGGTGCCCGGCGTGCAGCCAGGCCGCACTGGAGGTCAAGGACCTCAACGAGCACATCAGGCTGCTGGTGCCTGTGGCCCTCATCGGCTGGTTCGCGACGGCGGGCGGTGCCAAGGCGTTCGCCGCGCTGGTCGGCGGAGGCGGCGCGGCAGCCGCGGCGGGCGGCGCCGGAGCTGCCGCAGCCGCCGGGGGCGCCGGGGGCGCCGGGGCCGGCGCGGCGGGAGGGGCGAGTGCCGCAGGAGGGGTGGGCGGTTCAGGGAGCGCGGCGGCCGGGGGTGCGGCGTGCGAGGGCCTGGGAGCGCCGGCGAAGATCGGCATCGGCGTGGGCGTGACCGTGGCGGCCGGTGCCGTCCTCGCGTACGCGCTCTCCGGTGGTGGCCCCGAGGCCGGCAAGAAGCCCCGGGCCAGGCCGTCCGCGCCGCCCACGGCCGAACAGCCGCCCGAGAGGCCGAAGCCGAAGCCGGACCCCAAGCACAAGCCCAGGCACAAGCCCGGACCGCCGCCTGAGCGGACGCGGGAGGCGCCCGCGCCCGAGCGACCGCCCGAGGCCGAGCCGGCAGCCCATAAGAGCAAGCCGGTCCCGGGCGCGAAGCCGCGGCCGAAGCCTCCGGCCCCCACTCACCGACCGCCCTCCGACCTGCCCGGCAAGCCACGCCCCGAGCCGTCGGCTCCCCCACCCGCGCCGCCCGCACCACCGGCTCCCGCACCCGCCCGGCACAAGCTCAACGAGCTGAAGTGGGACCTCCTCAGCCCGGGCGCCAAGCGCGAGGGACCCACCGTGCGCACCGTGGCGAGCAACTGGCTGTGGCAGCGCTGGGGCATGGGCATCGGCGACAAGCGCTACAGCCACGGCGTCAGCGTGCACACGCCCGCATCCGTGACGATCGACCTCAACAGGCCGTGCACCAGCTACTCGGCGCTCGCCGGTGTGGACGACATGACGCTCGGCAGACGCGCAGTGCGCTTCTCGGTGTACGGCGACGGGGCGCGGCTGTGGCGGTCCGGGTACGTCCGCAGGGGCCAGGCGCCGGTCCCGGTGCGGGTGCCGCTGGCAGGGATGAAGTCGATCCGGCTGGTGGTCGAGCCGCGCACTCCTGTGGACCGGATCGCGCTGGCCGACTGGGCGCATTCGCAGATCGCGTGCCGGTAG
- a CDS encoding ATP-binding SpoIIE family protein phosphatase translates to MNFTRWSARLPGTQRRTAAAQAAIEAQQPASDTATGQDGTQEAADDASDADPGPLIDVQAPVPDRTDEAAGSVVAQPQPGHEQDTPTVPGARHRPRAEGADRTKTTGNAGSTKASGTSENNESAERTGRAGAEPHTQQRGIDALSVYELLGQVPALAAVVHGPDHRIGFVNDTYAAVFGPRPTGAAAREALPELVELGLLPLMDQVLRSGRPRTVKSRKVAGHRRPGPRDGYYTFTCTPLTTSGDSGVLIFAADVTDQVEAAERLRASERRQREAAVTLQRSLLPQELEQPDDLRVAATYQPGGTDAAVGGDWYDVITLGAGRTALVIGDVMGRGVRAAAVMGQLRTAVRAYARLDLPPHEVLQLLDGLAAEIDANQIATCVYAVHDPNEGRLSYASAGHVPVLVRDAEGTVHRAGDHTGPPLGTGGWLHTSGSLPLGPGSTAVLYTDGLIERRDADIDEGVEALERAFAGASGSPEIICDRLLRALGITAEHDDDVALLVLQHPARTGPDAELFHNAALDLLGGTEAAPRARAFASGVLASWRFPTELRDLGVLAASELVANSLQHGTPPMRLRLRRTDRRLIVEVTDGDEHLPRRRRAEPADEAGRGISIIATIASAWGSRRTPGGGKAVWCEFALPGR, encoded by the coding sequence GTGAACTTCACGCGCTGGAGCGCCCGACTGCCCGGCACACAGCGGCGCACCGCTGCCGCCCAGGCGGCGATAGAGGCGCAGCAGCCCGCGTCCGACACCGCCACGGGCCAGGACGGCACCCAGGAGGCGGCGGACGACGCCTCCGACGCCGACCCCGGCCCCCTCATCGACGTCCAGGCCCCGGTCCCGGACCGCACCGACGAGGCGGCAGGCTCGGTGGTGGCCCAGCCGCAGCCCGGCCACGAGCAGGACACCCCCACAGTCCCCGGCGCACGCCACCGCCCGCGCGCCGAGGGGGCCGACCGTACGAAGACCACCGGGAACGCCGGGAGCACCAAGGCCAGCGGGACCAGCGAGAACAACGAGAGCGCGGAACGCACCGGGCGCGCCGGGGCCGAACCCCACACGCAGCAGCGCGGCATCGACGCACTGTCCGTGTACGAGCTGCTCGGCCAGGTGCCCGCGCTCGCCGCCGTCGTCCACGGCCCCGACCACCGGATCGGCTTCGTCAACGACACCTACGCCGCGGTCTTCGGACCCCGGCCCACCGGAGCGGCGGCCCGCGAGGCCCTGCCCGAGCTGGTCGAGCTGGGCCTGCTGCCGCTCATGGACCAGGTCCTGCGCAGCGGCCGGCCCCGCACGGTCAAGTCCCGCAAGGTGGCGGGCCACCGCCGCCCGGGCCCCCGCGACGGCTACTACACCTTCACCTGCACCCCTCTCACCACATCGGGTGACAGCGGCGTGCTGATCTTCGCCGCCGACGTCACCGACCAGGTCGAGGCCGCCGAGCGCCTGCGCGCCAGCGAGCGCCGCCAGCGCGAGGCCGCCGTCACCCTCCAGCGCAGCCTGCTGCCCCAGGAGTTGGAGCAGCCCGACGACCTGCGCGTCGCCGCCACATACCAGCCCGGCGGCACGGACGCGGCCGTCGGCGGCGACTGGTACGACGTCATCACCCTCGGCGCCGGCCGCACAGCGCTGGTGATCGGCGACGTCATGGGCCGGGGCGTACGGGCAGCGGCCGTCATGGGCCAGCTCCGCACCGCCGTACGCGCCTACGCCCGCCTCGACCTGCCGCCCCACGAGGTCCTCCAGCTCCTGGACGGCCTCGCCGCGGAGATCGACGCCAACCAGATCGCCACCTGCGTCTACGCCGTACACGACCCCAACGAGGGACGACTCAGCTACGCCTCGGCCGGCCACGTCCCCGTCCTCGTACGCGACGCCGAAGGCACCGTCCACCGCGCGGGCGACCACACGGGGCCGCCACTGGGCACCGGAGGCTGGCTGCACACCTCCGGCAGCCTCCCCCTCGGCCCCGGCTCGACCGCCGTCCTCTACACCGACGGTCTCATCGAACGCCGCGACGCCGACATCGACGAGGGCGTCGAAGCGCTGGAGCGCGCGTTCGCCGGAGCATCCGGCTCCCCCGAGATCATCTGCGACCGGCTGCTGCGCGCCCTCGGCATCACCGCCGAGCACGACGACGACGTGGCGCTCCTCGTCCTCCAGCACCCGGCCCGCACGGGCCCGGACGCCGAGCTGTTCCACAACGCGGCGCTCGACCTCCTCGGCGGCACCGAAGCGGCCCCGCGCGCCCGCGCCTTCGCCTCCGGAGTGCTCGCCTCCTGGCGCTTCCCGACCGAGCTGCGCGACCTGGGCGTCCTGGCCGCCAGCGAGCTGGTCGCCAACTCCCTCCAGCACGGCACCCCGCCCATGCGGCTGCGGCTGCGCCGCACCGACCGCCGTCTGATCGTCGAGGTCACCGACGGAGACGAGCACCTCCCACGCCGCCGCCGCGCCGAACCGGCCGACGAAGCGGGCCGCGGCATCTCCATCATCGCCACCATCGCCTCGGCCTGGGGCTCCCGCAGAACCCCGGGCGGCGGCAAGGCGGTCTGGTGCGAATTCGCCCTCCCGGGCAGATAG